The Fulvivirga maritima genome segment TATATCCATCACCACCTGAGAGATTCCCACGATTTTACGTTGTTCACCTTAGGTGAATCAGGTACACACATAGGTTTTCCTTTACCTGTAATTTTATGGGACGACGGATTACATGTTTTCATGTCATCTAAATTTCACCATGACACAGAAGTAGCTGAGTCTAATGGTAATTATTATGCTGTTCACCATGGAAAGATCTATAAAACTAATGCAGAGGGTCATATGGAATATGATGAGCACCATCATCCTACTAACCCCACTCCATTAGATCTTTCCATTACCAAGAACGTAGTAGGTATGATATTCGCAGGTCTTTTACTCCTGTTGATGTTCGGATCATTAGCTAAAAGCTATAAAAACGGTCCTATCCCTACTGGAGTTGGTCGTTTCTTAGAGCCATTAGTTATATACGTAAGAGATGAAATGGCAAGACCAAACATTGGTGAAAAGCATTATCAGAAATTTATGCCTTATTTATTAACGGCATTCTTTTATATCTGGATACTCAATTTGATGGGAATGACTCCGCTTGGTTTTAACGTTACTGGTAACATAGCCGTAACCGTTTGCCTGGCCTTGTTCACATTCTTTATTGTACAGTTTAGTGGAAATAAAGATTACTGGAAGCACATCTTCTGGATGCCCGGAGTACCCGTACCAATGAAAATTATATTAATGCCTATAGAGATAATAGGTATGTTTACCAAGCCGTTTGCACTACTTATTCGTTTGTTTGCAAACATGACAGCTGGTCACTTTGTGGTAATGAGCCTTATCGCTTTATCAATCACCATGAAGGCCGCTTTTGGCCCGGCAGCAGCTATGGGAATGTCTTTCTTCCTGGCTTTGTTTATCTCTATTATTGAATTACTTGTTGCTTTCCTTCAGGCTTATATCTTCACTATGCTATCAGCATTGTTTATAGGTATGGCTATAGAAGAGCATCACTAAAATTGAATTTATTGTTTAATTATATAAATCTATACACATGTACAATTTAATTGGAGCAGGATTAATCGTAATCGGTGGTGGAATTGGACTTGGTCAAATTGGAGGTAAAGCAATGGAAAGTATTGCTCGCCAGCCAGAAGCAGCCGGTAAAATTCAAACTGCTATGATTATCATTGGAGCATTATTAGAAGGATTAGGTTTTGGTGCCTTAATCTTAGGAGCATAATAGTGCGTAGACATTAAAGCTCACCTTGTTGCGATAGGCGCAAGGTGTGCTTTACCTTAAGAATTAAACACAGAATTATATATATATATAAGAAATGGATCAGCTGATTAATGACTTTTCTCCCGGCTTGTTTATCATGCAGGCTATTATTTTCCTGGTATTATTGTTCATCCTCGGCAAATTTGCGTGGAAACCAATTATTCAATCTCTAAAAATAAGAGAGGAATCTATCCAGGAGGCTTTAGATGCTGCTGAGCGTGCCAAACAAGAAATGGAGCGCTTACAGTCTGATAATGCTAAGCTATTAGATGAAGCAAGACACGAGAGAGAGCAGATTCTTAAAGATGCAAGACACGTAGCCAACAATTTAAAAGAAGAGGCTTCTCAAGATGCTGAAAAGCAAGCGAAAAAAATCCTTGAAGATGCAAGACTTGCTATACAAACAGAAAAGCAGGCAGCACTTACTGAGGTGAAAAATCAGGTAGCTAAGCTTTCATTACAAATCACAGAAAAACTTCTTAGAAAAGAACTTAGTGATGAGAAAGCTCAGAAAGAATTAAT includes the following:
- the atpB gene encoding F0F1 ATP synthase subunit A, yielding MIKKNTAFFTLLVILFASSLAFGSNDEEAGHSTGGAVDTKEEIDEYIHHHLRDSHDFTLFTLGESGTHIGFPLPVILWDDGLHVFMSSKFHHDTEVAESNGNYYAVHHGKIYKTNAEGHMEYDEHHHPTNPTPLDLSITKNVVGMIFAGLLLLLMFGSLAKSYKNGPIPTGVGRFLEPLVIYVRDEMARPNIGEKHYQKFMPYLLTAFFYIWILNLMGMTPLGFNVTGNIAVTVCLALFTFFIVQFSGNKDYWKHIFWMPGVPVPMKIILMPIEIIGMFTKPFALLIRLFANMTAGHFVVMSLIALSITMKAAFGPAAAMGMSFFLALFISIIELLVAFLQAYIFTMLSALFIGMAIEEHH
- a CDS encoding F0F1 ATP synthase subunit B yields the protein MDQLINDFSPGLFIMQAIIFLVLLFILGKFAWKPIIQSLKIREESIQEALDAAERAKQEMERLQSDNAKLLDEARHEREQILKDARHVANNLKEEASQDAEKQAKKILEDARLAIQTEKQAALTEVKNQVAKLSLQITEKLLRKELSDEKAQKELIEDFVKDAKLN
- the atpE gene encoding ATP synthase F0 subunit C, with the protein product MYNLIGAGLIVIGGGIGLGQIGGKAMESIARQPEAAGKIQTAMIIIGALLEGLGFGALILGA